The following coding sequences are from one Natrarchaeobaculum sulfurireducens window:
- a CDS encoding tripartite tricarboxylate transporter substrate-binding protein: MVAGLAGCIDDGSNGAANGDDAEEFPTQPINKLIPWSEGGGTDVFSRQTQGGMEEFLDETVQIENVAGASSLTGLSELYDQPTDGYHMGTATPPSSTLAWLLDEPEWDVTEFEPIGAIGSFYYTFIVNSEYDHIEDFEDLRNAYNDGEFTQVGYQGIGDASDIIVELLRDEYDFGWEDKVPYDGGGPTREAVDSNEVPAGVVTNTTGQGADEDGDSHLVFSVSSEELPYDEDLDTIANYDGPNMDFIANFTLLEVAPPGTPEEYLDVLSEAVEAGVTSDEAQEWAEDTANDLYYLDREESQDVLEDAVAGIEDNIDVDAYREQI, encoded by the coding sequence ATGGTTGCTGGACTCGCGGGTTGTATCGACGATGGTAGCAACGGTGCCGCCAACGGTGACGATGCCGAGGAGTTCCCGACACAACCGATCAACAAACTCATCCCGTGGTCTGAGGGTGGCGGGACAGACGTCTTCTCGCGTCAGACGCAGGGTGGGATGGAGGAGTTCCTCGACGAGACCGTTCAGATCGAGAACGTAGCGGGGGCGAGCAGTCTGACCGGACTCAGTGAGCTGTACGATCAGCCAACCGACGGGTACCACATGGGGACGGCGACGCCACCGTCGTCGACGCTGGCCTGGCTCCTCGACGAACCCGAGTGGGACGTCACCGAATTCGAACCGATCGGCGCGATCGGGTCGTTCTACTACACGTTCATCGTCAACAGCGAGTACGACCACATCGAAGACTTCGAGGACCTTCGTAATGCGTACAACGACGGCGAGTTCACTCAGGTCGGCTACCAGGGTATCGGTGACGCAAGCGACATCATCGTCGAGCTGCTTCGCGACGAGTACGACTTCGGCTGGGAGGACAAGGTGCCGTACGACGGCGGTGGCCCGACCCGCGAAGCCGTAGACTCGAACGAGGTCCCTGCCGGTGTCGTGACGAATACGACCGGCCAGGGCGCGGACGAAGACGGCGACTCCCACCTCGTGTTCAGCGTCTCGAGCGAGGAACTGCCGTACGATGAAGACCTCGACACGATCGCCAACTACGACGGTCCGAACATGGACTTCATCGCGAATTTCACGCTGCTCGAGGTCGCGCCGCCGGGGACGCCCGAGGAGTACCTCGACGTCCTCTCGGAGGCCGTCGAAGCCGGTGTTACCTCCGACGAAGCACAGGAGTGGGCCGAGGACACTGCGAACGACCTCTACTACCTGGACCGCGAGGAGTCCCAGGACGTCCTCGAAGACGCCGTTGCCGGTATCGAAGACAACATCGACGTCGACGCCTACCGAGAACAGATCTAG
- a CDS encoding ArgE/DapE family deacylase, protein MDHRNAKARVKETIVARDDDLLETLERLVSAKSVTGNERCGQQVMLEEFERLGLEVDTWEPEADALEDHPGYFRTSSYEDCGYEGRENAVATVPGTGDGPTLALSGHIDVVPADPESAWESDPWTLRREGDRVYGRGASDMKGGLAAMLLAVTVLAEEGIDLAGDLYVQSTIEEEDGGVGGLLSVLERGYVPDAAIIPEPFGLPNVGIASAGVMFFDVTVPGKKAHAAWGHQGVSAFDKACHVRSALNALNDERQTSIDFPPAYGADPSLEGHVTNINVGVVEGGDWPASVPAEVTMHGRVGWPPGESRAEVREAIEEAIEAAASEDEWLAQHPPTVEWTGWNAAPHEVPRDAEIVEIVKRNAESTTGEDGTFVGGNAALDERFYQRYYDVPVVTAGPYGPNLHGVDEYTTVTSLLETAQTLAVSAIDYCGLAE, encoded by the coding sequence ATGGACCACCGGAACGCGAAAGCGCGAGTAAAAGAGACGATCGTAGCACGCGACGACGACCTCCTTGAGACGCTCGAGCGCCTCGTTTCCGCGAAGTCAGTGACCGGAAACGAACGCTGTGGTCAGCAGGTGATGCTCGAGGAATTCGAGCGACTGGGACTCGAGGTTGACACCTGGGAACCCGAGGCCGACGCGCTCGAGGATCACCCTGGCTACTTTCGTACTTCATCGTACGAGGACTGCGGGTACGAGGGACGTGAAAACGCCGTCGCGACGGTTCCCGGCACCGGTGACGGGCCGACGCTCGCGCTGTCGGGACATATCGACGTCGTTCCTGCAGACCCGGAGTCGGCCTGGGAATCCGATCCGTGGACGCTGCGACGTGAGGGTGATCGGGTGTACGGTCGCGGTGCGTCGGATATGAAAGGTGGACTCGCCGCGATGCTTCTCGCCGTGACGGTGCTGGCTGAGGAAGGAATCGACCTCGCAGGCGACCTCTACGTCCAGAGCACGATCGAAGAGGAAGACGGCGGTGTCGGCGGCCTCCTCTCGGTGCTCGAACGCGGTTACGTGCCGGACGCGGCGATTATCCCCGAGCCGTTCGGCCTGCCGAACGTCGGCATCGCGAGCGCCGGCGTGATGTTCTTCGACGTGACCGTCCCGGGAAAGAAAGCTCACGCGGCGTGGGGCCACCAGGGCGTCAGTGCGTTCGATAAGGCCTGTCACGTTCGTAGCGCGCTGAACGCGCTCAACGACGAGCGACAGACCAGTATCGACTTCCCGCCCGCCTATGGCGCGGATCCCTCCCTGGAAGGACACGTAACGAACATCAACGTCGGCGTCGTCGAAGGCGGCGACTGGCCCGCGTCGGTCCCCGCGGAAGTGACCATGCACGGGCGCGTCGGCTGGCCACCGGGCGAGAGCCGCGCCGAGGTGCGCGAGGCGATCGAGGAGGCGATCGAGGCCGCTGCGAGCGAGGACGAGTGGCTCGCCCAGCACCCACCGACCGTCGAGTGGACCGGCTGGAACGCCGCCCCACACGAGGTCCCACGGGACGCCGAGATCGTCGAGATCGTCAAGAGAAACGCCGAGTCGACCACCGGCGAGGACGGGACGTTCGTCGGCGGTAACGCCGCGCTCGACGAGCGGTTCTACCAGCGATACTACGACGTCCCCGTCGTCACAGCCGGCCCGTACGGTCCGAACCTCCACGGCGTCGACGAGTACACGACGGTCACGTCGTTGCTCGAGACCGCCCAGACGCTGGCCGTCTCAGCGATCGACTACTGCGGACTCGCCGAATAG
- a CDS encoding tripartite tricarboxylate transporter TctB family protein — MSKNELSETGDASDGPLGRVQGGLSRLLGEKPTSEHALLVLFFAFGAVMFVGADGYSHEARLFPQILSAIVVVLSVLLLLRNYLPGPIRSFVAEPFQIGSDTDLSEEYGDADETESGDDAEESPSENATDGEEDELTGAYVYDVDDWVGPAVVALLSVGYLVLALVIGLIYSTPLFVAAYLLWANRPLGADMRAKLGSILEIVALSALAFVIALGFEWVAPRSISEGIWTGWEIVLPLGGL; from the coding sequence ATGAGTAAGAATGAGTTATCCGAGACGGGAGACGCTAGCGACGGCCCACTCGGGCGCGTCCAGGGGGGACTCTCTCGACTACTGGGGGAGAAGCCGACGTCTGAGCACGCCCTGTTGGTCTTGTTTTTCGCGTTTGGAGCCGTGATGTTCGTCGGGGCCGACGGGTACAGCCACGAAGCACGACTGTTCCCACAGATCCTTTCGGCGATCGTCGTCGTCCTGTCGGTACTGCTATTGCTGCGAAACTACTTGCCGGGGCCGATCCGGTCGTTCGTTGCGGAACCGTTTCAGATCGGCTCTGACACCGATCTCAGCGAGGAGTACGGTGACGCCGACGAGACGGAATCCGGAGACGATGCTGAGGAATCGCCTTCAGAAAACGCAACTGACGGCGAAGAGGACGAACTCACCGGCGCGTACGTCTACGACGTCGACGACTGGGTCGGCCCGGCCGTCGTTGCGCTATTGAGCGTGGGCTATCTCGTCCTCGCACTGGTGATCGGGCTGATCTACTCGACGCCGTTGTTCGTCGCAGCATATCTCCTCTGGGCGAACCGACCGCTCGGAGCGGACATGCGTGCGAAACTCGGCTCGATCCTCGAGATCGTCGCGCTATCGGCGCTCGCGTTCGTCATTGCACTCGGGTTCGAGTGGGTGGCACCGCGAAGTATTAGCGAAGGCATCTGGACTGGCTGGGAGATCGTCTTACCACTGGGGGGACTATGA
- a CDS encoding GAF domain-containing protein produces the protein MTSKAHPTTHSHPRLILYVAATDTAAAEGATAIEELQTDPDGTVQPTTAVDDVHEWALDADCIVVEGDHSEEELTTALEAAGPVPVVVFADEPFASSSVAADADGYVRRDTADAYVHLADDIERLCATTREPPAEDGPPDARTAAAVFETTAGIASCRDRDRLFERLVDGAVDVLEFEYCWLETINFGELVPRAAASAVPDEALESRSLDDPLGVAFRAREPIRIADLTTYDWLEPPFDGVRSLCSVPVGDVGVLHVVAELPDAFDGGDLALLEGLCGFAAAILERNWAERGIVNERDRLTRERSRFHERYSRLKDERDALFTLFRNVSEPTLRYDLEDGEPVVSGVNATFEAVFSVDREEIVGEQVVSCALPTGLADRATALTEAIQANEQRDLECRRVTPDGIRDFVLTVVPLEVSETTAANAGGLIVYEDVTQQRRHERQLLAAMRRLETISERIDDDVRSPLNTARGYLELAEKTGDEEHFDVVETAHERLSDRLQELVDVADGERTDAEPVSLVEVATRAWLTSETGKAQLLTDGDIVLEADRNQLYTLFESVFRTTIEIEAADDDAASVTLTVGTTDDGFYVAGSRPTEADADREADPEPGRLADADGSAFGLEPIERLADAHGWDVGVAADDDGTAIAVRGVEILE, from the coding sequence ATGACATCGAAGGCACACCCGACGACGCACTCGCACCCACGCTTGATCCTCTACGTCGCGGCAACCGACACCGCGGCGGCGGAAGGAGCCACTGCGATCGAGGAACTGCAGACGGACCCTGACGGCACCGTCCAGCCGACGACCGCGGTCGACGACGTCCACGAGTGGGCGCTCGATGCCGACTGTATCGTCGTCGAGGGCGACCACTCCGAAGAGGAACTGACAACGGCCCTCGAGGCGGCCGGCCCGGTACCGGTCGTTGTCTTCGCCGACGAGCCGTTCGCGTCGTCGTCGGTGGCTGCGGATGCCGACGGCTACGTCCGGCGAGACACCGCGGACGCGTACGTCCACCTCGCTGACGACATCGAGCGCCTCTGTGCCACGACGCGAGAGCCACCGGCCGAAGACGGGCCACCGGACGCCCGGACGGCCGCCGCAGTGTTCGAGACGACTGCCGGTATCGCCAGCTGCCGGGATCGAGACCGGCTCTTCGAGCGACTCGTCGACGGTGCCGTCGACGTCCTCGAGTTCGAGTATTGCTGGCTGGAGACGATCAACTTCGGCGAACTCGTCCCTCGGGCTGCGGCATCGGCGGTTCCCGATGAGGCACTCGAGTCCAGGTCACTCGACGATCCCCTCGGCGTCGCGTTTCGGGCAAGAGAGCCGATTCGAATCGCCGATCTCACGACCTACGACTGGCTCGAGCCGCCGTTCGACGGCGTCCGATCGCTGTGTAGCGTCCCCGTAGGCGACGTCGGCGTGTTGCACGTCGTCGCCGAACTCCCGGACGCATTCGACGGCGGTGACCTCGCACTTCTCGAGGGGCTGTGTGGGTTCGCCGCGGCGATCCTCGAACGGAACTGGGCCGAACGCGGCATCGTAAACGAGCGCGACCGACTGACCCGCGAACGATCGCGGTTCCACGAGCGATACAGCCGACTCAAAGACGAACGGGACGCCCTCTTTACGCTCTTCAGAAACGTCTCCGAACCGACGCTCCGATATGATCTCGAGGACGGAGAGCCCGTCGTTTCGGGCGTCAACGCCACCTTCGAGGCCGTCTTCAGCGTCGACCGCGAGGAGATCGTCGGCGAGCAGGTCGTCTCCTGTGCCCTCCCCACTGGGCTGGCAGACCGGGCGACGGCGCTCACCGAAGCCATTCAGGCCAACGAGCAACGCGATCTCGAGTGTCGGCGCGTGACTCCCGACGGCATCCGCGACTTCGTCCTGACCGTTGTCCCGCTCGAGGTGTCCGAGACCACCGCCGCGAACGCCGGCGGGCTGATCGTCTACGAGGACGTCACCCAGCAGCGACGCCACGAGCGCCAGCTTCTGGCCGCGATGCGACGCCTCGAGACGATCTCCGAGCGGATCGACGACGACGTGCGGTCACCGCTGAACACCGCCCGCGGCTACCTCGAGCTTGCCGAGAAGACTGGCGACGAAGAACACTTCGACGTCGTCGAAACCGCCCACGAGCGGCTCTCGGATCGATTGCAGGAGCTCGTCGACGTCGCGGACGGAGAGCGAACCGACGCCGAGCCGGTCTCCCTCGTAGAGGTCGCAACCCGCGCCTGGCTCACCAGCGAAACGGGCAAAGCGCAACTGCTAACCGACGGCGACATCGTACTCGAGGCCGATCGGAACCAGCTCTACACGCTGTTCGAGTCCGTCTTCCGGACCACGATCGAGATCGAAGCCGCCGACGACGACGCGGCATCCGTCACGCTCACCGTCGGCACGACCGACGACGGCTTCTACGTCGCCGGCAGCCGACCGACCGAGGCCGACGCCGATCGCGAAGCCGACCCCGAGCCGGGGCGGCTCGCCGACGCAGACGGCAGCGCGTTCGGTCTCGAGCCGATCGAACGACTCGCCGACGCCCACGGCTGGGACGTTGGCGTCGCGGCGGACGACGACGGAACGGCCATCGCCGTTCGTGGCGTCGAGATTCTCGAGTGA
- the alaS gene encoding alanine--tRNA ligase produces the protein MSELADEYRLEYFEEEGFVRTECPECGNHFWTRDEDRVTCGEPPCAEYDFIDDPGFAEEYSLEEMREAFLSFFEDHDHERIGPYPVAANRWRDDVLLTQASIYDFQPLVTSGETPPPANPLTVSQPCIRMQDIDNVGKTGRHTMAFEMMAHHAFNAREDADAEYAYDGEVYWKDRTVELCDNLLESMGADITQVTYIEDPWVGGGNAGPAIEVIYKGLELATLVFMCMEADPDGEYELKDGNRYSFMDTYIVDTGYGLERWTWMSQGTPTVYEAIYPEMIAFLKENAEIEHTDEETELVGRAARLSGNLDIDDVDDVEAARGDIADQLGVSVEELRDLVEPLEDVYAIADHCRTLAYMLGDGIVPSNVGTGYLARMVLRRTKRLCDNVGVDAPLDELVDMQASRLEYENRDTIRDIVRTEVEKYRETLERGGRRVEQLAEEYAEAGEAIPTDELIELYDSHGIQPDMVAEIAAEAGADTDVPDDFYSLVAKRHETPEESDTPTEEEDERFEDLPETEPLYYDDQQRTQFEAVVLDVFEREDGYDVVLDQTMFYPEGGGQPADTGILSTDETTVEVRDVQIDGGVICHRTDESPGKGEFVNGQVDAARRRQLMRHHTATHVVIHAARQVLGDHVRQAGAQKGVESSRIDLRHYARISRADVKAIERVANEIVMDNSAVTQEWPDRHEAEAEHGFDLYQGGIPPGEQIRLIYVDDDVQACGGTHVARTGDIGAIKVLSTERVQDGVERITFAAGEAALEATQRKEDALYEAAEILDVSPEAVPATAERFFEEWKARGKQIDDLNEQLAEARASGGAGGEEIDLGETTALVQRIDADVDELRATANAIAEDGTVAVLGSGQDSAQFVVAVPDDVGVNAGQVVGELADRVGGGGGGPPDFAQGGGPNVEDLDDVLEAAPDVVRRMLDA, from the coding sequence ATGAGTGAACTGGCGGACGAGTACCGCCTCGAGTACTTCGAGGAGGAAGGATTCGTGCGCACGGAGTGTCCCGAGTGTGGGAACCACTTCTGGACGCGCGACGAAGACCGGGTGACCTGTGGCGAGCCGCCGTGTGCCGAGTACGACTTTATCGACGATCCCGGCTTCGCCGAGGAGTACAGCCTCGAGGAGATGCGCGAGGCGTTTCTCTCGTTCTTCGAAGACCACGATCACGAGCGAATCGGTCCGTACCCCGTCGCGGCGAACCGCTGGCGTGACGACGTCCTGTTGACCCAGGCGTCGATTTACGACTTCCAGCCGCTGGTGACGTCGGGTGAGACGCCGCCGCCTGCGAATCCACTGACGGTCAGCCAGCCGTGTATCCGGATGCAGGACATCGACAACGTGGGCAAGACCGGACGCCACACGATGGCCTTCGAGATGATGGCCCACCACGCCTTCAACGCGCGCGAGGACGCAGACGCCGAGTACGCCTACGACGGCGAAGTGTACTGGAAGGACCGAACGGTCGAACTCTGTGACAACCTGCTCGAGTCGATGGGCGCTGACATCACCCAGGTGACTTACATCGAGGACCCCTGGGTCGGCGGCGGTAACGCCGGTCCCGCCATCGAAGTCATCTACAAGGGACTCGAGCTGGCGACGCTGGTTTTCATGTGCATGGAGGCCGACCCCGACGGCGAGTACGAACTCAAAGACGGGAACCGCTACTCCTTCATGGACACCTACATCGTCGATACGGGCTACGGGCTCGAGCGGTGGACCTGGATGAGCCAGGGCACCCCAACGGTGTACGAGGCGATCTACCCCGAGATGATCGCCTTCCTCAAAGAGAACGCCGAAATCGAACACACCGACGAGGAGACCGAACTCGTCGGCCGTGCCGCCCGTCTCTCGGGCAACTTAGACATCGACGACGTCGACGACGTCGAGGCTGCTCGTGGCGACATCGCCGACCAGCTCGGCGTCTCGGTCGAGGAACTCCGGGACCTGGTCGAACCGCTCGAGGACGTCTACGCGATTGCCGACCACTGTCGCACCCTCGCGTACATGCTCGGTGACGGCATCGTCCCGTCGAACGTCGGGACGGGCTACCTCGCACGGATGGTACTCCGCCGCACAAAGCGGCTGTGCGATAACGTGGGCGTCGACGCGCCGTTGGACGAACTCGTCGACATGCAGGCGTCACGGCTGGAGTACGAAAACCGCGATACGATCCGCGATATCGTCCGCACGGAGGTCGAGAAGTACCGCGAAACCCTCGAGCGGGGTGGCCGCCGGGTCGAACAGCTCGCCGAGGAGTACGCCGAGGCCGGCGAGGCGATCCCGACCGACGAACTGATCGAACTCTATGACTCTCACGGCATCCAGCCGGACATGGTCGCAGAGATCGCCGCCGAGGCGGGTGCGGACACAGACGTCCCCGACGACTTCTACAGTCTCGTTGCAAAACGTCACGAGACGCCCGAGGAGTCGGACACCCCGACCGAGGAGGAAGACGAACGCTTCGAGGATCTGCCCGAGACGGAGCCCCTCTACTACGACGACCAACAACGCACGCAGTTCGAGGCGGTCGTACTCGACGTCTTCGAGCGCGAAGACGGCTACGACGTCGTCTTAGACCAGACGATGTTCTACCCCGAAGGTGGGGGCCAGCCCGCAGACACGGGTATCCTCTCGACCGACGAGACGACCGTCGAGGTTCGTGACGTCCAGATCGATGGCGGCGTCATCTGCCACCGGACCGACGAGAGCCCTGGAAAAGGCGAGTTCGTCAACGGCCAGGTCGATGCCGCTCGTCGCCGCCAGTTGATGCGCCACCACACGGCGACGCACGTCGTCATCCACGCCGCCCGGCAGGTTCTTGGCGATCACGTTCGCCAGGCTGGCGCTCAGAAAGGCGTCGAGAGTTCTCGCATCGACTTGCGCCACTACGCCCGCATCTCGCGTGCGGACGTCAAAGCGATCGAACGCGTTGCCAACGAGATCGTCATGGACAACTCCGCGGTCACCCAGGAGTGGCCCGACCGCCACGAGGCCGAGGCCGAGCACGGCTTCGATCTCTATCAGGGTGGCATCCCACCGGGCGAACAGATCCGGCTGATCTACGTCGACGACGACGTCCAGGCCTGCGGTGGTACCCACGTCGCCCGCACCGGCGACATCGGTGCGATCAAAGTTCTCTCGACCGAGCGCGTCCAGGACGGCGTCGAGCGCATCACGTTCGCCGCCGGCGAGGCCGCCCTCGAGGCGACCCAGCGTAAAGAAGACGCCCTCTATGAGGCCGCAGAGATCCTCGACGTCTCACCCGAAGCGGTTCCGGCGACGGCCGAACGCTTCTTCGAGGAGTGGAAAGCTCGCGGCAAGCAGATCGACGATCTGAACGAACAACTCGCGGAAGCCCGCGCCAGCGGCGGTGCCGGCGGCGAGGAGATCGACCTCGGCGAGACGACCGCGCTCGTCCAGCGCATCGACGCCGATGTCGACGAATTGCGTGCGACCGCGAACGCGATCGCCGAAGACGGCACCGTCGCCGTGCTGGGAAGCGGCCAGGACAGCGCCCAGTTCGTCGTTGCCGTTCCCGACGACGTCGGCGTGAACGCCGGGCAGGTCGTCGGCGAACTGGCGGATCGCGTCGGCGGTGGTGGGGGCGGCCCGCCGGACTTCGCTCAGGGCGGTGGTCCCAATGTCGAGGACCTGGATGACGTCCTCGAGGCCGCTCCCGACGTCGTCCGTCGCATGCTCGACGCATAA
- a CDS encoding alpha/beta fold hydrolase, with protein MPTASNGQVSLYYERDGDGDPVVFVSDAGLGGWLWGWQHAAVAGPFEAIVWDLRGTGRSDAPSGPYSLETLVADLEAVLADCGHRRAHVVGCGLGGAVALEAARSTTRVETLSLFGTAARADAFGLEALFAPPDDRQALESSLEAAFSAEFCETQPDVLDGIVEWRADGDADRDGWGAQVAALEGFDARDWLVEVTQPTQVVHGTADELVPVDAGRDLARGLPRGEFVSLEGAGHLAFIERSRAVNDQLLGFLEDHIED; from the coding sequence ATGCCAACCGCGTCGAACGGCCAGGTGTCGCTGTACTACGAGCGCGACGGTGACGGCGACCCGGTCGTCTTCGTCTCCGATGCTGGCCTCGGGGGCTGGCTCTGGGGGTGGCAACACGCGGCCGTCGCCGGCCCGTTCGAGGCCATCGTCTGGGACCTCCGGGGGACCGGTCGCTCTGACGCCCCGTCCGGCCCCTACAGCCTCGAGACGCTCGTTGCCGATCTCGAGGCCGTCCTCGCCGACTGCGGCCACCGGCGCGCCCACGTCGTCGGCTGTGGCCTCGGCGGTGCAGTCGCCCTCGAGGCGGCCCGGTCGACGACCCGCGTCGAGACACTTTCGCTGTTCGGAACCGCCGCCCGCGCCGACGCCTTCGGCCTCGAAGCGCTGTTCGCTCCACCCGACGATCGGCAGGCCCTCGAGTCGTCACTCGAGGCGGCGTTCTCCGCGGAATTTTGCGAGACACAGCCTGACGTCCTCGACGGAATCGTCGAGTGGCGAGCCGACGGCGACGCCGACCGTGACGGCTGGGGGGCACAGGTCGCCGCACTCGAGGGTTTCGACGCGCGCGACTGGCTGGTCGAGGTGACACAACCGACCCAGGTTGTCCACGGCACGGCAGACGAACTCGTCCCGGTCGATGCCGGTCGGGACCTCGCACGTGGGCTTCCCCGTGGCGAGTTCGTTTCGCTCGAGGGTGCAGGTCACCTCGCGTTCATCGAGCGCTCACGCGCGGTCAACGATCAGCTACTCGGCTTTCTCGAGGACCACATCGAGGACTGA
- a CDS encoding tripartite tricarboxylate transporter permease: protein MIDVVSAALAVTPLDVSNVDVFFGALEQLLEPGTLGLIFAGILLGIVVGALPGLGPPLGMAIILPLTAPMEPSNGIILLISVYSGAMYGGSITAVLINAPGVSSSAATTFDGYPMSKQGRAATALSISATASAIAGLFTIAALIIFSPALIALILRVGTAEYFLVAVLGLAMIVVVTKGSMAKGLLAGAAGLLVTTVGTAQMTGERRYVFGPESLRFELIDGISFVAVLIGLFAIAEMMKLAGQQGSIAQTDIEIGGGVVDGIKETFARPVTMIKSGFIGMFVGAVPGAGATVSNFIAYSEAVRSSDDPGSFGQGNAAGVVASEASNNGTVAGSIIPAIAFGIPGSSSTAILIGGLLMHGLTPGRSMFDAGGELLTTYVMLLALLVGNLIILLFGLSMVTRLGILTRIDTNYIIPFVIVLSFLGTYVLDYYLVDLLTLVVFGIVGFYMVRHNYSVIAFVLGVVLGSIAEDNFWRGLLLGNDDFPVIGSYSIFVDPTQRPLAAVLTLLIFVILFGPFIKRWFDGKRRASNAD from the coding sequence ATGATCGACGTCGTTTCGGCGGCGCTCGCCGTGACCCCGCTCGACGTCTCGAACGTCGACGTGTTTTTCGGGGCCCTCGAGCAACTGCTCGAGCCGGGGACGCTCGGGTTGATCTTCGCCGGAATCCTGTTGGGAATCGTCGTCGGTGCATTGCCCGGCCTTGGCCCGCCGCTTGGGATGGCGATTATCCTGCCGCTTACGGCACCGATGGAGCCCTCGAACGGCATCATCCTGTTGATCAGTGTCTACAGCGGCGCGATGTATGGTGGCTCGATCACGGCGGTGTTGATTAACGCTCCGGGCGTTTCGTCGTCCGCTGCGACGACGTTCGACGGCTACCCCATGTCGAAACAGGGACGCGCCGCGACGGCGCTGTCTATCTCGGCGACCGCATCCGCCATCGCAGGGCTGTTCACCATCGCGGCACTGATCATCTTCTCGCCCGCGCTGATCGCGTTGATCCTGCGGGTGGGGACGGCCGAGTATTTCCTCGTCGCGGTGCTCGGATTGGCGATGATCGTCGTCGTCACGAAAGGATCGATGGCGAAGGGACTGCTCGCCGGGGCGGCTGGCTTGCTCGTGACGACCGTCGGCACGGCCCAGATGACGGGTGAACGCCGGTACGTCTTCGGGCCGGAAAGCCTTCGATTCGAGCTGATCGACGGGATCAGCTTTGTCGCCGTGTTGATCGGTCTCTTCGCAATCGCGGAGATGATGAAACTGGCCGGCCAGCAAGGCTCCATCGCCCAGACCGACATCGAGATCGGTGGCGGCGTCGTCGATGGCATCAAAGAGACGTTCGCCCGCCCAGTGACGATGATAAAATCCGGCTTCATCGGGATGTTCGTCGGGGCCGTCCCCGGCGCGGGCGCGACCGTCTCGAACTTCATCGCGTACTCGGAAGCCGTCCGTAGTTCCGATGATCCCGGCTCGTTCGGCCAGGGGAACGCAGCCGGCGTCGTCGCTTCCGAGGCGTCGAACAACGGGACCGTCGCCGGATCGATTATCCCAGCGATCGCCTTCGGCATTCCCGGCAGTTCCTCGACGGCGATCCTCATTGGCGGACTCCTCATGCACGGGCTGACCCCCGGTCGCTCGATGTTCGACGCCGGCGGCGAGTTGCTGACGACCTACGTCATGTTGCTCGCGTTGCTCGTCGGAAATCTCATCATCTTGCTGTTCGGCCTCTCGATGGTGACCCGACTCGGCATCCTCACCAGAATCGATACGAACTACATTATCCCGTTCGTGATCGTCCTCTCGTTCCTCGGGACGTACGTGCTCGATTACTATCTGGTCGATCTGCTCACGCTCGTCGTCTTCGGCATCGTGGGCTTCTACATGGTCAGGCACAACTACTCGGTGATCGCGTTCGTCCTCGGGGTCGTCCTCGGCAGTATCGCCGAAGACAACTTCTGGCGCGGGCTGTTGCTTGGAAACGACGACTTCCCCGTCATCGGGTCGTACTCGATCTTCGTTGACCCCACGCAGCGCCCGCTCGCAGCGGTCCTGACGCTGTTGATCTTCGTCATCCTCTTTGGGCCGTTCATCAAGCGCTGGTTCGACGGGAAACGGAGGGCCTCGAACGCGGACTGA